The proteins below are encoded in one region of Gemmatimonadota bacterium:
- a CDS encoding class I SAM-dependent methyltransferase: MNKSQDAFGQLLLSCFQGNESLEIIERDDGFIEAGYGNRYFTSYEDWPSHHVTAMKYVSGRVLDVGCGAGSHSIYCQDRGSIVMAIDVSPGAIQVSRNRGLRHGRVMSVTQVSASLGVFDTILMLGGNFGTLENSERASRLVKRFHRMTTSTARIIAESRDPYLTTESVHRAYHKENRSRGRMSGQVRIRARFKHLKTPWFDYLFVSKEEMAQILNDTGWRVEEFLDSGGAGYIGVLSKS, translated from the coding sequence ATGAACAAGTCCCAGGACGCATTCGGACAGCTTCTACTAAGCTGCTTCCAAGGTAACGAATCATTGGAGATCATCGAACGCGACGATGGTTTCATTGAAGCCGGTTACGGAAATCGGTACTTCACATCGTATGAAGACTGGCCGTCTCATCACGTTACAGCGATGAAGTATGTAAGCGGCCGTGTGCTTGACGTAGGCTGCGGTGCGGGCAGCCACTCGATCTACTGTCAGGACCGGGGTTCTATTGTCATGGCGATCGACGTCTCTCCAGGCGCGATCCAGGTCTCACGAAACAGAGGATTACGACACGGCAGGGTAATGTCGGTTACACAGGTCAGCGCCTCATTGGGTGTTTTTGATACGATACTGATGCTGGGAGGCAATTTCGGTACTTTAGAAAACAGTGAACGAGCGAGTAGGCTAGTCAAACGATTCCACAGAATGACTACATCAACAGCACGAATCATTGCAGAATCACGAGATCCCTATTTAACAACAGAGTCGGTTCACAGAGCGTATCACAAAGAAAACAGAAGTAGAGGAAGGATGTCCGGCCAGGTACGTATTCGAGCTCGTTTCAAGCATCTGAAGACGCCATGGTTTGACTATCTCTTCGTGTCGAAGGAGGAGATGGCGCAGATTCTCAATGACACAGGCTGGCGTGTAGAGGAATTCCTGGACTCCGGTGGTGCCGGCTACATTGGCGTGCTATCGAAATCCTGA
- a CDS encoding HIT family protein, which produces MRKRSAMVRDNDCVFCRIISGELDSATVFEDESTMAFLDLRQSNEGHVLVVPRNHIEQIYDLDKDTASALASTVCKVARAIRQVYKPDGLSIWQSNGPAAFQEVPHVHWHVFPRYTDDRHLVVYPRDLAGRARTEYSLQSLKDISGPLIDALKENGA; this is translated from the coding sequence ATGCGGAAGAGGTCCGCGATGGTACGTGACAACGACTGTGTATTTTGCCGCATCATCAGCGGCGAACTGGATTCCGCGACCGTTTTCGAAGATGAATCTACCATGGCGTTTCTGGATCTTCGCCAGAGCAACGAAGGGCACGTCCTGGTCGTACCCAGGAATCACATCGAGCAGATCTACGACCTGGACAAGGACACTGCCTCAGCGCTTGCCAGCACAGTCTGTAAAGTCGCCCGGGCGATTCGCCAAGTTTACAAGCCTGATGGATTGTCGATCTGGCAGTCGAATGGTCCCGCGGCGTTTCAGGAAGTGCCGCACGTTCACTGGCATGTATTTCCAAGATACACGGACGACAGACATCTCGTGGTCTATCCCCGGGATCTCGCCGGCCGTGCGCGTACGGAATATTCATTACAGTCTCTGAAAGACATATCGGGTCCATTGATAGACGCGCTTAAGGAAAACGGCGCGTAG